One Leptospira bouyouniensis DNA window includes the following coding sequences:
- a CDS encoding metallophosphoesterase — protein sequence MKVFFLFLSVLTSLLGFIYYYSTFRLISGLSLVGPVVTVILIGIGALVLLVPITYIFSRVSKREKTQTFFAYVSFTNFGFFSILFTLVLFMDLLRVVDLGIVSEYSQLLFTTLLRFGFPIDGITEVKNFSLAFSTIVIATALSSLGFYNAHVRLRYKHTKIKDKNLHSDLKGFKIVQISDVHIGPTIKEKFLRRVVAKINVQTPDVVVITGDLVDGPAATLKHHLKPLADIKSKYGTFYVTGNHEYYSGVLPWLPEIEALGIRVLLNENQIINIGSAKLLMAGVTDLTAGSMIKSHQTNPKRAMLGGENSDYKILLAHQPNSVYEANKIGFDLQISGHTHGGQFFPGNILIYFAQKFVAGLHDYKGTKIYVSRGTGYWGPPFRLGAPSEISVLELQSLD from the coding sequence TTGAAAGTATTCTTCCTATTTTTGTCCGTTCTGACATCCTTACTTGGATTTATCTATTACTATTCTACCTTTCGATTAATCTCAGGACTTTCACTGGTTGGACCCGTGGTAACAGTGATTTTAATTGGGATTGGAGCACTTGTACTACTCGTACCTATCACATATATTTTTAGCCGTGTATCAAAACGTGAAAAAACCCAAACATTTTTTGCCTATGTCTCTTTTACAAATTTTGGTTTTTTTTCCATCCTGTTTACGTTGGTCCTATTTATGGACTTACTCCGAGTAGTTGATTTGGGTATTGTCTCAGAATATTCTCAGTTACTTTTCACCACATTACTTCGATTTGGTTTTCCAATTGATGGAATCACGGAAGTAAAAAATTTCAGTTTGGCTTTTTCAACAATCGTAATTGCAACTGCTCTAAGTTCTTTAGGATTTTACAATGCACATGTTCGTTTGAGATACAAACATACCAAAATCAAAGACAAGAATTTACACTCTGACCTAAAAGGTTTTAAGATAGTTCAGATCTCTGACGTTCATATAGGACCAACGATCAAAGAAAAGTTTCTTCGTCGCGTGGTTGCAAAAATCAACGTTCAAACACCAGATGTGGTTGTGATCACCGGAGACCTCGTGGATGGGCCAGCTGCCACTCTCAAACACCATCTAAAACCACTTGCTGATATAAAATCCAAATATGGAACATTTTATGTAACAGGGAATCATGAATATTATTCTGGTGTTTTACCTTGGTTACCGGAAATTGAAGCGTTAGGTATCCGCGTATTGCTAAATGAAAACCAAATAATCAATATCGGGTCTGCCAAGTTACTTATGGCCGGTGTGACAGATTTAACAGCAGGTTCAATGATCAAATCCCATCAAACAAATCCCAAGCGAGCTATGTTGGGGGGAGAGAATAGTGATTATAAGATATTACTCGCACACCAACCAAATAGTGTCTATGAGGCAAACAAAATTGGATTTGATCTTCAAATTTCAGGCCATACACATGGTGGACAATTTTTTCCTGGCAACATATTGATTTATTTTGCACAGAAATTTGTAGCTGGTCTTCATGATTATAAGGGAACAAAGATTTATGTAAGTCGTGGGACAGGGTATTGGGGGCCTCCATTTCGATTGGGTGCCCCTTCTGAAATTTCAGTGTTGGAATTACAATCCTTGGATTAA
- a CDS encoding methyl-accepting chemotaxis protein: MTENQLIRKLTFAIEAPLYLLIFPYFINFCLFASSFDTETLIKLAILGTLLSLIPLVVGITLRNRRLKHLLSYSQITDIETLSNLKKGLLEHPHWEGKVILIRWTVSIFGFSLLSISVLGLPSREIFALPYACVMLVPIIYLAFYFQTEVYLSSVLKNKVFASIHLDESKFRIFGVFQRNLFTMLAVALLPILTFGYYLFLLIATDFRSPYWVYQMPIVSIMMVVIMIYSAYVGSKSLKEDIGNLNLSIEKLSNGELADTIPQLSATNLSHTIAKLNLFMDSLRVYFQTAKREAVSLSQTSKIILDKGVVIDSQVVSEKNKIDSTFDSVNQIQSLSKSTFERVLTQKEKTNFLAKELTSVTIEMTNLSKKADELSQNTIHSIGTVNLAKDAIQSAYEKVEQMNQMSENIKSAISIVEDISDRVNLLSLNASIEAARAGSMGRGFAVVASEVSRLADETAKNIEEIKRVVKLSQVASKESLESMKEIIKTNEDVKTKFEEISEVVQMFGRTSETSSENVKSLKEMVGEFQMDAEKITSEMELQTIYTENSNSNLQELWENHSRISTTFAQISEEANRLQSVSDSMEKIVSRFRF, translated from the coding sequence ATGACAGAAAATCAGTTAATCAGGAAATTGACATTTGCCATCGAAGCGCCCTTATACTTATTAATTTTTCCCTATTTTATCAACTTTTGTTTATTTGCTTCGAGTTTTGATACAGAAACTCTGATCAAATTGGCTATCCTCGGCACTTTGCTTTCTTTGATTCCTTTGGTTGTCGGCATTACGCTGAGAAATCGTAGACTCAAACATTTGTTAAGTTACTCTCAAATTACCGATATCGAAACATTATCAAATCTTAAAAAAGGATTATTGGAGCACCCTCATTGGGAAGGTAAGGTGATACTCATCCGTTGGACTGTATCTATATTTGGGTTTTCGCTATTGTCAATTTCGGTATTGGGTTTGCCTTCACGTGAAATTTTTGCTTTACCATACGCTTGTGTGATGCTTGTACCAATTATTTATTTAGCATTTTATTTTCAAACGGAAGTATATTTAAGTTCTGTGCTGAAAAACAAAGTGTTTGCATCGATTCATTTGGACGAATCTAAGTTTCGCATTTTTGGTGTCTTCCAACGGAATCTTTTTACAATGTTGGCTGTTGCATTATTACCAATTTTAACCTTCGGTTATTATTTATTTTTACTGATAGCTACAGATTTTAGATCTCCCTATTGGGTTTACCAAATGCCAATTGTATCAATTATGATGGTTGTTATCATGATTTACTCGGCATATGTTGGGAGCAAATCATTAAAGGAAGACATAGGGAATTTAAATCTTTCGATAGAAAAGTTATCTAATGGAGAACTTGCAGATACGATCCCACAACTATCAGCCACCAATTTGAGTCATACCATTGCTAAGTTAAATCTATTTATGGATTCGTTGCGAGTTTATTTCCAAACTGCAAAAAGAGAGGCTGTTTCCTTATCGCAAACATCCAAAATCATTCTAGACAAAGGAGTTGTCATCGATTCTCAAGTTGTATCGGAAAAAAACAAAATTGATTCTACCTTCGATTCCGTTAACCAAATCCAAAGTTTATCAAAGTCAACATTTGAACGTGTGTTAACCCAAAAAGAAAAAACCAATTTTTTGGCTAAAGAATTAACGAGTGTTACTATTGAAATGACAAACCTTTCGAAAAAAGCGGATGAATTATCGCAAAACACAATCCATTCTATTGGCACTGTGAATTTAGCAAAAGATGCGATACAATCTGCTTATGAAAAAGTGGAACAAATGAATCAAATGAGTGAAAATATAAAATCGGCAATTTCTATCGTTGAAGATATTTCTGACCGAGTGAATTTGCTTTCCTTAAACGCATCGATAGAAGCTGCACGCGCAGGCTCCATGGGTCGTGGGTTTGCAGTGGTTGCCAGTGAAGTTTCAAGGCTAGCAGACGAAACTGCAAAAAACATAGAAGAGATCAAAAGAGTTGTGAAATTATCCCAAGTGGCTTCCAAAGAAAGTTTGGAATCAATGAAAGAAATCATCAAAACCAATGAGGATGTTAAAACGAAATTTGAAGAGATATCTGAGGTAGTACAGATGTTTGGCCGAACCAGTGAAACGAGTTCCGAAAATGTAAAATCACTCAAAGAAATGGTCGGAGAGTTTCAAATGGATGCTGAGAAAATCACAAGTGAGATGGAATTACAAACTATTTACACAGAGAATTCTAATTCCAACTTACAAGAGTTATGGGAAAATCATTCTCGAATTTCGACGACATTCGCTCAAATATCCGAAGAAGCAAATCGATTGCAATCGGTATCAGACTCAATGGAAAAAATTGTGTCTCGATTCCGATTTTGA
- a CDS encoding S8 family peptidase → MGGGEIQASIVVEKIKSGEYQINPGGQQEGKLGILGSYTNLPNADILYRNAVPSIGKIIPNQLEIKIKKIVLISDSGNTIETNFISKKVDIFKFGIETPGIASLPQIPKGIYKSIQILLEPDQGNALINGESFGFRLSEGTGFEIKGQFEVFTGLTTNLKINFDLSQLQFDSSTNSFILSNQICELSKATFELPYTPGILILKLKNPIENLDSKKVGIKEIDSVLDQHSLLSILPFVTEDTNVDSETAELIGLNRTYFLIFEAKVDLLQVNFALANIPEVEWVTTNTKSETDAIPNDPEANTSCFFCSKFQSAYLTAINAYNGWNITTGSVGVKIAVIDSGIDDTHPDLVGKIIQNRSFEPAICYHFGIFPYECVAHREVSRPLFNGANGWDHGTHVAGTIGAATNNGVGIAGITWSNPIISINVFYPNARMVAISSDRLIAYGILDAINGGAKVINMSLGGYGYEYCQWACLVRVHTYSLSRDTVRYGEAKRVVMVASSGNDNRRIAPYPGNPQNQGAFPTSFNEVISVGNLDTSNSFGFRYPDSNFGKVDIAAPGSFILSTSTNGSYIFKTGTSMAAPMVSGLAALILSVDSNYHPKDILKAMCSQATRLTQSGNPDTDREYFGCGRINIGATLAALVPPPQRPNIAADCGAIDQNPCPAGRWFLPWDFQFVASGGTPPYYWTYEGGLPTNSWLNSNSGRLIGEPTWWFGPGWTFLIRVTDSAGQTDIRSFYFASVL, encoded by the coding sequence ATGGGGGGGGGGGAAATTCAGGCAAGTATCGTTGTTGAAAAAATAAAATCTGGTGAATACCAGATCAACCCTGGTGGTCAGCAAGAAGGTAAATTGGGAATTTTGGGTTCTTATACAAATTTACCAAATGCAGATATTCTTTATCGTAATGCCGTTCCATCTATTGGGAAAATCATACCAAATCAACTTGAAATCAAAATCAAAAAGATCGTTTTGATTTCTGATAGTGGAAACACGATTGAAACTAATTTTATTTCTAAGAAGGTTGACATTTTTAAATTTGGCATTGAGACCCCAGGAATCGCATCTCTCCCACAAATCCCTAAAGGAATTTACAAATCGATTCAAATCCTTTTAGAACCTGACCAAGGGAACGCACTGATCAATGGCGAAAGTTTTGGATTCCGATTATCGGAAGGAACTGGATTTGAGATTAAGGGACAGTTTGAAGTATTCACCGGACTAACAACAAACCTCAAAATCAATTTTGATCTCAGCCAATTGCAATTTGATTCTTCAACAAATTCATTTATCCTTTCCAATCAAATTTGCGAACTTTCGAAAGCAACATTTGAACTTCCTTACACACCAGGTATTCTCATTCTCAAACTAAAAAATCCGATTGAAAATTTAGATTCTAAAAAAGTAGGCATCAAAGAAATTGACTCGGTCCTCGATCAACATTCTTTGTTATCTATACTACCATTTGTGACAGAAGATACAAATGTTGATTCAGAAACAGCAGAGCTAATTGGACTCAATCGAACTTATTTTCTAATTTTTGAAGCAAAAGTTGATCTACTGCAAGTAAACTTTGCTCTCGCAAACATACCAGAAGTTGAATGGGTGACGACAAATACAAAATCTGAAACTGATGCCATTCCAAATGATCCTGAGGCTAATACGAGTTGTTTTTTTTGTTCGAAGTTTCAAAGTGCTTATCTAACAGCAATCAATGCTTACAATGGTTGGAATATTACGACGGGATCTGTAGGAGTCAAGATTGCAGTCATTGATTCTGGAATTGATGATACCCATCCAGATTTAGTTGGAAAGATCATCCAAAATAGATCATTTGAACCTGCTATTTGTTATCATTTCGGCATCTTTCCTTATGAATGTGTCGCTCATAGGGAAGTTTCCAGGCCTTTATTCAATGGAGCCAATGGATGGGATCATGGAACGCACGTTGCCGGAACCATTGGGGCTGCGACAAACAATGGAGTAGGAATTGCAGGGATCACTTGGTCGAACCCAATCATTTCTATTAATGTTTTCTATCCGAATGCAAGGATGGTTGCAATATCAAGCGATCGACTAATCGCATATGGAATATTAGATGCAATTAACGGTGGAGCTAAAGTAATTAACATGAGTTTAGGTGGATATGGTTATGAATATTGCCAATGGGCATGTCTTGTAAGAGTTCACACATATTCTTTATCAAGAGATACTGTTCGTTATGGTGAGGCAAAGCGAGTCGTAATGGTTGCATCATCAGGAAATGATAATAGAAGGATTGCACCTTACCCAGGCAACCCGCAAAATCAAGGCGCATTTCCAACATCTTTTAATGAAGTTATTTCGGTAGGGAATTTAGATACATCAAATTCTTTTGGATTTAGGTATCCAGATTCAAATTTTGGAAAAGTAGATATTGCCGCACCAGGTAGTTTCATTTTATCTACTTCGACAAACGGTAGTTATATTTTTAAGACAGGAACTTCTATGGCTGCCCCAATGGTTTCAGGTCTTGCCGCACTCATTCTCTCTGTTGATTCCAACTACCATCCCAAAGATATTTTAAAAGCTATGTGTAGTCAGGCCACACGGCTTACCCAAAGTGGAAATCCGGATACGGACAGAGAGTATTTTGGATGCGGACGAATCAATATTGGTGCCACTCTAGCAGCATTAGTCCCTCCACCACAAAGGCCCAATATCGCTGCAGACTGCGGGGCCATTGACCAAAACCCATGCCCTGCAGGCCGCTGGTTTTTACCCTGGGACTTTCAATTTGTTGCATCAGGTGGAACTCCACCCTACTATTGGACGTATGAAGGTGGTTTACCTACAAATTCATGGTTAAATTCAAATTCTGGCCGATTGATTGGGGAACCGACATGGTGGTTTGGTCCTGGCTGGACTTTTCTCATAAGAGTTACGGATTCTGCGGGACAAACGGATATTCGTAGTTTTTATTTTGCATCGGTACTATAA